From Bos javanicus breed banteng chromosome 5, ARS-OSU_banteng_1.0, whole genome shotgun sequence, the proteins below share one genomic window:
- the LOC133247562 gene encoding lysozyme C-2-like, whose product MKTLVILGFLFLSVAVQGKVFERCELARTLKKLGLDGYKGVSLANWLCLTKWESSYNTKATNYNPSSESTDYGIFQINSKWWCNDGKTPNAVDGCHVSCSELMENDIAKAVACAKHIVSEQGITAWVAWKSHCRDHDVSSYVEGCTL is encoded by the exons ATGAAGACTCTCGTTATTCTggggtttctcttcctttctgtcgCTGTCCAAGGCAAGGTCTTTGAGAGATGTGAGCTTGCCAGAACTCTGAAGAAACTTGGACTGGATGGCTATAAGGGAGTCAGCCTGGCAAACT ggttgTGTTTGACCAAATGGGAAAGCAGTTATAACACAAAAGCTACAAACTACAATcctagcagtgaaagcactgattATGGGATATTTCAGATCAACAGCAAATGGTGGTGTAATGATGGCAAAACCCCTAATGCAGTTGACGGCTGTCATGTATCCTGCAGCG AATTAATGGAAAATGACATCGCCAAAGCGGTAGCATGTGCGAAGCATATTGTCAGTGAGCAAGGCATTACAGCATg GGTGGCATGGAAAAGTCACTGTCGAGACCATGACGTCAGCAGTTATGTTGAGGGTTGCACCCTGTAA